Proteins from one Periplaneta americana isolate PAMFEO1 chromosome 6, P.americana_PAMFEO1_priV1, whole genome shotgun sequence genomic window:
- the eIF3d1 gene encoding eukaryotic translation initiation factor 3 subunit D, with translation MSDEVYASEEIPHFNPPVIQDNTTGWGPCDMPDQFKDMPYQPFSKGDRLGKISDWTGATFQDKKYTNKYQSQFGGGSQYAYYHDEDESTFHLVDTTRVQKPPYQRGRFRQNQRNLRGRGGQRGAHQNQLQLLGKGLKMRDRQQRKWPQRQGMRNNKNQPPIKSRDASVTVRPDWTTIEEMDFPRLTKLSLPNIKEGEDIVCCGSLEFYDKTYDRVNVKNEKPLQRIDRIFHTVTTTDDPVIRKLSKTEGNVYATDAILATLMCCTRSNYSWDIVIEKIGDKLFFDKRDNTEFDLLTVNETSVEPPQDDGNSLNSPRNLALEATFINHNFSQQVLKTGEPRYKFEEGNPFISEEEAGEVASVAYRYRKWDLDNSVVLIARCEHDAVMHGPNGELQFVTIKALNEWDSKLSGGVEWRQKLDTQRGAVLANELRNNACKLAKWTVQALLAGSDQIKFGYVSRAHVRDSSKHVILGTQQYKPNEFATQINLNMDNAWGILRCIVDICMKQKDGKYLIMKDPNKPMIRLYDIPDNTFESDNEDADDEDGDAVGDNTFQPLYPYSSVKRI, from the exons aTGTCTGACGAAGTGTATGCTTCCGAGGAAATTCCTCATTTTAATCCACCTGTTATTCAAGATAACACCACCGGTTGGGGCCCATGTGACATGCCTGATCAGTTTAAAGATATGCCATACCAGCCCTTCTCCAAAGGAGACCGCTTAGGCAAG ATATCAGATTGGACAGGAGCTACATTTCAGGATAAGAAGTACACAA ACAAGTACCAATCTCAGTTCGGAGGTGGGAGTCAGTATGCATATTACCACGATGAAGATGAGAGCACCTTTCATCTTGTGGATACCACACGAGTACAGAAACCACCATATCAGCGTGGACGTTTCCGTCAGAACCAACGTAATCTTCGTGGGCGTGGAGGACAACGTGGTGCCCACCAGAACCAACTGCAGCTACTGGGCAAGGGCCTTAAAATGAGAGACAG ACAACAAAGAAAGTGGCCGCAACGTCAAGGTATGCGCAACAATAAGAACCAGCCACCAATCAAGAGTCGAGATGCATCTGTAACTGTGAGACCTGATTGGACTACTATTGAGGAAATGGATTTCCCTCGACTCACCAAATTGTCATTACCTAATATTAAAGAAGGAGAAGACAT tgtttgttgtGGCTCATTGGAGTTCTATGACAAAACATATGATCGTGTAAATGTAAAGAATGAGAAGCCTCTGCAGCGTATCGACCGCATCTTCCACACAGTAACCACCACAGATGATCCAGTCATACGTAAGCTGAGTAAGACAGAGGGCAACGTGTACGCCACTGATGCCATTCTGGCTACCCTCATGTGCTGCACTCGTTCAAACTACTCATGGGACATTGTCATAGAGAAGATTGGTGACAAGCTGTTCTTTGACAAGCGAGACAACACTGAATttg ATTTGTTGACCGTCAATGAGACATCAGTGGAGCCACCACAGGATGATGGCAACAGCTTAAACTCTCCCCGTAATTTAGCCCTGGAGGCAACTTTTATTAACCATAATTTCTCTCAGCAAGTGCTCAAAACg GGTGAACCTCGCTACAAGTTCGAGGAAGGCAACCCCTTCATCTCGGAGGAGGAGGCTGGTGAGGTGGCCTCCGTCGCTTATAGATACCGAAAATGGGATTTGGACAATAGTGTGGTGTTGATAGCACGATGTGAACATGATGCTGTGATGCACGGCCCCAATGGAGAACTTCAATTCGTCACTATCAAAGCTCTGAATGAGTGGGACTCAAAG CTCTCTGGTGGAGTTGAATGGCGTCAAAAATTAGACACCCAGCGAGGTGCTGTTCTTGCAAATGAATTGCGAAACAACGCCTGCAAGTTGGCAAAGTGGACTGTACAGGCTCTTTTGGCAGGCTCAGATCAAATTAAATTTGG TTACGTGTCCCGTGCTCATGTTCGAGACTCATCAAAACACGTAATTCTGGGAACACAACAGTACAAACCCAACGAATTCGCAACACAGATCAACCTCAACATGGACAATGCATGGGGTATCCTTCGTTGCATTGTGGACATCTGCATGAAACAGAAGGATGGAAAGTACCTTATCATGAAGGACCCCAACAAGCCCATGATTCGTTTATATGACATCCCAGACAACACATTCGAATCTGACAATGAGGATGCAGATGATGAAGACGGAGATGCAGTGG GTGATAATACCTTTCAACCACTGTATCCATACTCGTCTGTCAAGAGGATCTGA